In Pelosinus sp. UFO1, one genomic interval encodes:
- a CDS encoding four-carbon acid sugar kinase family protein yields MIKLAVIADDITGANDTAVQFSKHNISSCVRIDFDQKKLLKETADVVVIDTDSRDIAPEAAYARVKVVCETLQNSGVKNIYKKVDSTLRGNLGAEIEATAAVFKPEVVVIAPAFPSNNRITVGGYHLLNHMPIELTEIARAPKSPVNESRIVELLHKQTEVKIGLISLSVIMSGLEAVKQAVKRCVERSETWIVFDAVLDEHLELIVKAMQDYQKILWVGSAGLAEQLPNFYQWSAKQENIVISAKGAVLVVAGSVSKVTQAQISATLKLPNVQLVKMNVARLIQKKEDEITRCVEQARTLLEQGKDILVASAVDDRDVLAAVAAGENCGLSSTEVSEKTAVALGDIVAQLTDYQLAGMVLTGGDTAIHVCRSLGAEAIEVLEEVAVGIPLGRLVGGRCNGLQVVTKAGAFGQDDAFVLSIQAIRK; encoded by the coding sequence ATGATAAAACTAGCGGTTATTGCAGATGACATAACGGGTGCAAATGATACAGCAGTACAATTTTCTAAACATAACATAAGTAGCTGTGTTAGGATTGATTTTGATCAAAAAAAATTATTAAAAGAAACTGCTGATGTTGTGGTTATAGATACGGATAGTAGGGATATTGCACCAGAGGCAGCTTATGCTAGGGTGAAAGTAGTTTGCGAAACGTTACAAAATAGTGGTGTGAAAAATATCTATAAAAAAGTTGATTCAACCCTTAGGGGAAATCTTGGTGCTGAAATTGAAGCGACAGCAGCGGTCTTCAAACCAGAGGTAGTTGTGATAGCGCCCGCTTTTCCCAGTAATAATCGTATTACGGTTGGAGGGTATCATTTATTAAATCATATGCCAATCGAATTAACGGAAATTGCTCGTGCACCAAAGAGTCCGGTAAATGAATCACGTATAGTGGAATTATTACATAAACAAACCGAGGTTAAAATTGGTTTAATTTCACTCAGTGTTATTATGTCAGGATTAGAAGCGGTGAAGCAAGCAGTCAAACGTTGTGTAGAACGTAGTGAAACATGGATTGTCTTTGATGCGGTATTGGATGAGCATTTGGAGCTTATTGTCAAAGCTATGCAAGACTATCAAAAAATTCTGTGGGTAGGATCTGCGGGATTAGCAGAGCAGTTACCTAATTTTTATCAATGGTCAGCTAAACAAGAAAACATAGTGATCTCAGCAAAAGGAGCTGTGTTAGTGGTTGCAGGCAGTGTGAGTAAAGTCACCCAAGCACAGATCAGTGCCACATTAAAATTACCGAATGTTCAACTGGTGAAAATGAACGTGGCCAGACTCATCCAGAAGAAAGAAGACGAAATAACGCGATGCGTTGAACAAGCGAGAACTTTATTGGAGCAGGGAAAAGATATATTAGTTGCTAGTGCAGTTGATGATCGTGACGTTTTAGCTGCGGTGGCAGCGGGAGAAAATTGTGGACTTAGTAGTACTGAAGTTAGCGAGAAAACGGCAGTTGCTTTAGGTGATATTGTCGCTCAGTTAACAGACTATCAATTGGCTGGTATGGTGCTTACTGGCGGTGATACAGCAATTCATGTTTGCCGATCCTTAGGTGCGGAAGCCATTGAAGTATTGGAAGAAGTTGCAGTTGGAATTCCCCTAGGACGATTGGTTGGTGGACGCTGCAATGGATTACAAGTGGTAACCAAAGCCGGCGCTTTTGGTCAAGATGATGCGTTTGTTCTGTCGATACAGGCAATACGGAAATAG
- a CDS encoding sulfite exporter TauE/SafE family protein translates to MITFVLLFIAAFCAGVQNALAGGGSFLTFPALMLTGLDARAANITSTVALFPGQITTGFAGRKNISDLPQLSFKALFIISLIGGVLGAVLLLITPVSVFEFLVPWLVLFATLVFLWGSFFRKIHENSKPLGPLKAIMAQFAISIYGGYFGGGIGILMLAALTIAGLDVRKAGATKNVLGGVMNASAVLIFLFSSDVAWTQVMVASIASIAGGQVGAYALKRVNEKRLRICIIILGFGLAIGLFLKAHGS, encoded by the coding sequence ATGATAACATTCGTTCTTCTTTTTATTGCAGCATTTTGTGCAGGTGTACAAAATGCCTTAGCAGGTGGAGGATCGTTTCTTACTTTTCCTGCATTGATGCTTACAGGATTAGATGCACGGGCCGCAAATATTACATCCACTGTCGCACTTTTCCCCGGGCAGATTACAACAGGTTTTGCTGGACGAAAAAATATTTCAGATTTACCCCAATTATCCTTTAAGGCTTTGTTTATTATTAGCCTGATTGGTGGAGTTTTGGGGGCTGTTCTTCTATTAATAACGCCTGTTTCCGTCTTTGAATTTCTAGTACCCTGGTTAGTTTTATTTGCTACACTTGTATTCTTGTGGGGGAGTTTTTTTCGTAAAATCCATGAAAACTCTAAGCCATTAGGGCCTTTAAAGGCTATAATGGCACAGTTTGCTATCTCTATCTATGGAGGTTACTTTGGTGGTGGCATTGGCATCTTAATGTTAGCGGCCTTGACCATTGCAGGGTTAGATGTACGCAAGGCAGGAGCGACCAAAAATGTGTTGGGTGGAGTGATGAATGCTTCTGCTGTTTTGATTTTTCTTTTTTCGAGTGATGTTGCCTGGACGCAAGTTATGGTGGCTTCCATTGCTTCTATTGCAGGTGGGCAAGTAGGAGCTTATGCGCTAAAACGGGTGAATGAAAAGCGATTGCGTATTTGTATCATTATCCTTGGCTTTGGATTGGCAATTGGACTTTTCTTGAAAGCACATGGGTCCTAG
- a CDS encoding hydroxyacid dehydrogenase, whose protein sequence is MKKVVISHRLHDDGMAVLEKANVKVAITNNGDPEAMLPELLDAEGLIIRIGSIDRKTMLAAKKLKVIGRPGVGVDDVDVDAATELGIPVVVAPGANTRSVAEHAFAFMFAAAKDMVHSDKELRKGNFNIRSSYKAFEIYGKTLGLVGYGHIGSILAQMAVGVGMKVVVYDPFVKPEVITEQGYQYETELTAVLAIADVVSLHVPLTPKTKNLIGETELRLMKKSAILINCSRGHIIDEVALAKALENNQLHSAATDVFSNEPVTADEPLFKYDNIIVSPHMAGQTKEAASGVATMAAEGVIAVMNGERWKNVCNPKAYEHPRWNK, encoded by the coding sequence ATGAAAAAAGTTGTTATCTCACATCGATTACATGATGATGGAATGGCTGTGCTAGAAAAAGCAAATGTAAAGGTTGCGATCACCAATAATGGTGATCCAGAAGCAATGCTGCCTGAATTACTTGATGCTGAAGGTCTTATTATTCGCATTGGTTCCATTGACAGAAAAACAATGCTTGCTGCAAAAAAATTGAAAGTTATTGGACGACCTGGTGTTGGTGTTGATGATGTGGATGTGGACGCCGCAACTGAACTTGGTATTCCTGTGGTTGTTGCTCCTGGCGCTAATACTCGATCAGTAGCAGAACATGCCTTTGCTTTTATGTTTGCTGCGGCAAAAGATATGGTGCATAGTGATAAGGAACTTCGTAAAGGCAATTTTAATATAAGAAGCAGTTATAAAGCCTTCGAAATATATGGAAAAACATTAGGTTTAGTTGGTTATGGTCATATTGGCAGTATTCTTGCCCAGATGGCAGTTGGTGTTGGAATGAAAGTTGTTGTATATGATCCTTTTGTTAAACCGGAAGTCATTACAGAGCAAGGATATCAATATGAAACCGAACTTACTGCTGTTTTGGCAATAGCTGATGTGGTCTCTTTGCATGTACCATTAACACCTAAAACTAAAAACCTGATCGGTGAAACTGAATTGAGGTTGATGAAGAAAAGTGCCATTCTAATTAATTGTTCGCGCGGTCATATTATTGATGAAGTTGCCTTGGCAAAAGCATTGGAAAACAATCAACTACATTCTGCAGCTACAGATGTATTTAGTAATGAACCAGTGACTGCTGATGAACCATTGTTTAAGTATGACAATATTATTGTATCTCCACATATGGCAGGGCAAACGAAAGAAGCTGCTTCAGGTGTTGCAACCATGGCCGCCGAAGGTGTGATTGCAGTTATGAATGGTGAACGGTGGAAAAATGTTTGCAATCCTAAAGCTTATGAGCACCCGCGTTGGAATAAATAA
- the dapA gene encoding 4-hydroxy-tetrahydrodipicolinate synthase yields the protein MFKPQGIIAPILTPLTAEEKFNEKEMRSQINRLINAGISGIFALGTNGEFYAFSQEEKIEIIKVTVGEVKGRVPVYAGTGCITTQETIELSKIAKNLGVDVLSVISPYFSGISQDDLYRHFSSVAEAVDLPILLYNIPARTGNNIDYTTVKKLAKYENIIGIKDSSGNFDNTLKYIENTDPRLSVLAGSDSLILWTLMAGGTGAISGCSNVFPELMVSIYELWSQGKFEEANEAQKKIRPFRNVMQMGNPNSVVKRAANLLGYPVGPGREPSNCNKPEIDAALLKVFELYK from the coding sequence ATGTTTAAACCACAAGGTATTATTGCTCCAATTCTTACTCCATTAACAGCAGAGGAGAAATTCAATGAAAAGGAAATGCGCAGTCAGATTAATCGTTTAATCAACGCAGGAATTAGTGGTATTTTTGCTTTAGGGACAAATGGTGAATTTTACGCATTTTCACAAGAAGAAAAGATTGAAATCATTAAGGTTACTGTTGGTGAAGTAAAAGGCCGAGTGCCTGTATATGCTGGTACTGGTTGTATAACAACACAAGAAACAATTGAGCTATCGAAAATTGCTAAGAATTTAGGTGTAGATGTATTATCAGTCATATCACCATATTTTTCTGGTATTTCACAAGATGACCTATATCGTCATTTTAGCAGTGTAGCAGAAGCCGTTGATTTACCCATCTTGCTGTATAACATCCCAGCAAGAACAGGCAATAACATTGACTATACAACAGTGAAAAAATTGGCAAAATACGAAAATATCATTGGTATTAAAGACAGCAGTGGTAATTTTGACAATACATTAAAATACATCGAAAATACCGATCCACGTTTAAGCGTATTAGCTGGCAGTGATTCGTTGATCTTATGGACATTAATGGCAGGCGGTACTGGGGCAATTTCTGGTTGTTCCAATGTATTTCCTGAATTAATGGTAAGTATCTATGAATTATGGTCACAAGGTAAATTTGAAGAGGCAAATGAAGCCCAAAAGAAAATCAGACCATTTCGTAATGTGATGCAAATGGGCAATCCAAATTCAGTTGTTAAACGTGCAGCCAATTTACTTGGTTACCCAGTTGGTCCAGGTCGCGAACCTTCAAATTGCAATAAGCCTGAAATTGATGCAGCATTACTTAAAGTTTTTGAATTGTATAAGTAA
- a CDS encoding MFS transporter: protein MLTEKKSNVRWVVAALMWSAIAINYIDRTVLAAAAPYITKEFSITPSQMGIIMSGFFWSYALLQVPAGWFADKIGQKKTLGFAVAWWSVATALTGLGTGFKSILGFRVALGIGEAAAYPSNAGISSKWFPDKERATVGGLFDSGSKFGGAVAMPLIVWLIALFGWKMTFVIIGGAGIIWSIIWIMYFKEIPEEHKGVNAAELKHIRDGQSKKEGLDKEQPMKWYELLKYRNIWAMCIGFFMINYTSYFFITWLPTYLIKEKGMGMLAMGFAAMLPLLISMFVEVAAGWASDKVQSKGWLSLTATRKVFLVGGLFMASCIGLAAYAESAVTAIVLLCIAKSGTTVAASQVWALPGDVAPKNMTSVVAGLQNSVSNMGGVVGPIVTGAILQATGSFTMALLLSSGLLVVGILNYLFLLGKVEHIEVK, encoded by the coding sequence TTGTTGACAGAGAAAAAATCAAATGTTCGCTGGGTTGTTGCAGCATTAATGTGGTCAGCAATTGCCATTAATTATATTGACCGTACAGTGCTTGCAGCTGCAGCTCCGTATATTACTAAGGAATTTAGTATAACACCAAGTCAGATGGGTATTATCATGTCAGGATTTTTTTGGTCCTATGCCTTGCTTCAGGTACCTGCAGGCTGGTTTGCTGATAAAATTGGACAGAAAAAGACACTTGGTTTTGCTGTAGCCTGGTGGTCGGTGGCCACAGCTTTAACTGGACTCGGAACAGGATTTAAATCAATATTGGGATTTCGTGTGGCTCTTGGGATTGGCGAGGCTGCTGCGTATCCAAGTAATGCGGGGATTTCTTCCAAATGGTTCCCTGATAAAGAGCGGGCAACTGTTGGCGGACTTTTCGACAGCGGTTCCAAATTTGGCGGGGCGGTTGCCATGCCACTTATTGTTTGGCTTATTGCCTTGTTTGGCTGGAAAATGACTTTTGTCATTATCGGTGGGGCAGGAATTATCTGGTCTATCATCTGGATCATGTACTTTAAGGAAATTCCCGAAGAGCACAAAGGCGTAAATGCTGCTGAGTTAAAGCACATTCGTGATGGGCAGTCGAAAAAAGAAGGTCTTGATAAAGAGCAGCCAATGAAATGGTACGAACTTTTAAAATACAGAAATATTTGGGCGATGTGCATCGGTTTTTTTATGATTAATTACACTTCTTATTTCTTTATTACATGGCTTCCGACGTATCTGATCAAGGAGAAAGGCATGGGAATGTTGGCTATGGGGTTTGCAGCCATGTTACCTCTCTTAATCTCAATGTTTGTTGAAGTCGCCGCTGGCTGGGCATCGGACAAGGTACAGTCAAAAGGATGGCTGTCTTTAACTGCTACGCGAAAGGTTTTCTTAGTTGGCGGTCTTTTTATGGCATCTTGCATAGGTCTAGCGGCTTACGCTGAGTCGGCAGTAACAGCTATAGTGCTTTTATGTATTGCAAAATCGGGCACGACGGTGGCTGCTTCCCAGGTGTGGGCACTTCCTGGCGATGTTGCACCTAAAAATATGACCTCAGTGGTTGCCGGACTCCAAAATTCGGTTTCTAACATGGGCGGAGTAGTAGGTCCTATTGTTACCGGTGCGATTTTGCAGGCTACGGGGTCATTTACAATGGCTTTGCTGCTTTCTTCAGGACTTTTGGTTGTTGGTATTTTGAATTATTTATTCTTGCTAGGAAAGGTAGAGCATATTGAGGTTAAATAG
- a CDS encoding iron-containing alcohol dehydrogenase, whose translation MSKVYSLLNIGKIVAGAGCIEQIKDIVVDYEAKNVVIITDQGVWNSGLVDNPKKLLEEAGIHVHIINNTPPEPTVDQVNEIFKAAKEFECQMIIGIGGGSSMDTAKIVSLLLTNNVNLRELVKGKAQIKRRGVPTLMIPTTAGTGSEATPNAIVLIPEEELKVGIVSEKMVPDCVILDPTMTINLPKHITANTGMDALCHAIECYISKKANPFSDTFALKAITLISRSIRTAYNDGHNLAAREDMLLGAMFGGISIATSSTTAVHALSYPLGGKYHIPHGLSNAILLPDVMRFNLDVCEEKFKDIAVAMELEIAGSTTRQAAEKMIDNLYSLIKDLNVTCDLRAKGINETALDDLIEAAAKVTRLLDNNPKVVTKEDMRAIYKKLL comes from the coding sequence ATGAGTAAAGTATATTCGTTATTAAATATTGGTAAAATCGTAGCCGGAGCTGGTTGTATTGAACAAATAAAAGATATTGTTGTTGATTATGAAGCTAAAAATGTGGTCATTATTACTGATCAAGGTGTTTGGAATTCTGGTTTAGTAGACAACCCCAAAAAACTACTTGAAGAAGCAGGCATTCATGTTCATATCATTAATAACACACCGCCTGAACCCACAGTTGATCAAGTAAATGAAATATTTAAAGCTGCAAAAGAGTTTGAATGCCAAATGATCATTGGCATTGGTGGCGGTAGTTCGATGGATACAGCAAAAATAGTTTCTTTGCTGCTTACTAACAATGTAAACTTACGTGAATTGGTAAAAGGAAAAGCACAAATAAAACGTCGTGGTGTACCAACACTTATGATTCCAACTACAGCAGGTACTGGTTCTGAAGCAACGCCAAATGCCATTGTTTTAATACCGGAAGAAGAATTAAAAGTCGGTATTGTTAGTGAAAAGATGGTACCAGATTGTGTTATTTTAGATCCAACCATGACAATTAATTTACCGAAGCATATTACTGCCAATACAGGTATGGATGCATTATGCCATGCAATCGAGTGTTACATTTCTAAAAAAGCGAATCCCTTCAGTGACACTTTTGCATTAAAAGCAATTACTTTGATATCTCGTAGTATTCGCACAGCATATAATGATGGACATAATTTAGCAGCCCGTGAAGATATGCTTTTAGGAGCGATGTTTGGTGGCATTTCGATTGCAACCTCTAGTACCACTGCCGTACATGCTTTGTCCTACCCATTGGGTGGAAAATATCATATTCCACATGGCTTATCCAATGCAATTCTGTTACCAGATGTGATGAGGTTTAACTTGGACGTTTGCGAAGAGAAATTTAAAGATATAGCTGTTGCGATGGAGCTTGAAATTGCCGGCAGTACTACTAGACAAGCTGCAGAGAAAATGATTGATAACCTATATTCCCTGATCAAAGACTTGAATGTCACCTGCGATTTACGGGCCAAGGGCATTAATGAAACTGCCCTAGACGATCTGATCGAGGCAGCAGCTAAGGTAACGCGTCTTTTGGATAACAATCCCAAAGTGGTAACAAAAGAAGATATGCGGGCAATTTACAAAAAATTATTATGA
- the pdxA gene encoding 4-hydroxythreonine-4-phosphate dehydrogenase PdxA, translating into MKPILGITMGDAAGIGPEIIVKALAEKNIYDVARPVVFGDKKIMERAIGIIGADLKCQAVQDPSQAGKNYGTIDIIDLDNLPLDLPFAQVDGRAGKAAYEYIEKAVDYALKKEIHAIVTAPLNKEALNLGGNHYPGHTEILGALSGQKDYSMMLVSGALKVIHVTTHVPLRQACDLVKKDRVLRVIRLADDTLKMMGIEEPRIAVAGLNPHSGEHGLFGTEDELEITPAINEAKAMGMNVTGPVPPDTVFYQAAVKKEFDIVVVMYHDQGHIPIKVLGFETGVNVTVGLPCIRTSVDHGTAFNIAGKGIADSKSMTESLLLGAKMAKVKFANL; encoded by the coding sequence ATGAAACCGATATTGGGAATTACAATGGGCGATGCAGCGGGAATTGGTCCAGAGATTATTGTCAAAGCATTAGCAGAGAAAAACATATATGACGTTGCAAGGCCTGTAGTTTTTGGCGATAAAAAAATAATGGAACGTGCCATCGGGATTATTGGTGCTGATTTAAAATGTCAGGCTGTCCAAGATCCAAGTCAAGCGGGTAAAAACTATGGAACGATTGATATTATTGATTTAGATAATTTACCTCTAGATTTGCCTTTTGCACAAGTAGATGGGAGAGCTGGTAAAGCAGCGTACGAGTATATTGAAAAAGCGGTTGACTATGCGTTAAAGAAGGAAATCCATGCAATTGTTACTGCTCCTTTGAATAAAGAAGCTTTAAATCTTGGGGGTAATCATTATCCAGGACATACGGAGATACTTGGTGCTTTATCTGGACAAAAAGATTATTCCATGATGCTAGTTAGTGGCGCCCTTAAAGTCATACATGTAACAACTCATGTGCCACTGAGACAAGCTTGTGATCTTGTCAAAAAAGATCGGGTACTTCGTGTAATTCGCTTAGCGGATGATACGCTAAAAATGATGGGAATTGAAGAGCCACGAATTGCTGTAGCTGGACTTAATCCACATTCAGGTGAACATGGTTTGTTTGGTACTGAAGATGAATTAGAAATTACACCAGCGATTAATGAAGCAAAAGCAATGGGAATGAACGTTACCGGACCAGTTCCACCAGATACCGTATTTTATCAAGCAGCCGTTAAAAAAGAATTTGATATTGTAGTGGTTATGTATCATGATCAAGGGCATATTCCAATCAAAGTATTAGGATTTGAAACAGGCGTTAATGTCACAGTGGGCTTGCCTTGCATTCGAACTTCCGTTGATCATGGTACAGCATTTAATATTGCTGGAAAGGGTATTGCAGACAGCAAAAGTATGACAGAATCATTATTACTTGGTGCTAAGATGGCAAAAGTGAAATTTGCCAATCTTTAA
- a CDS encoding sigma 54-interacting transcriptional regulator, producing the protein MEARILFVAPFASLAKLAEEVVLERFTNSANLIKVVKGDLQECIAIVKQAVEDGVEVIISRGGTATLIKNSVNIPTVHIQVTVMDVLRALRNCGEYPEKIGIAGFENVIYGCEDLATLLGITFVEIALKNEGEALEKITAAVQNGVELIIGDAISTKLAARVGVQGALIQSGKEAIYKAINEAELIARIRREEQEKSELLCTVIDTSVEGIIATDINDRITIFNPMAEKFFQVSHLEAIGNQLQAVIPQFSLQGNDDFTEKMADVQRISDKTLTIKHSQIKVKDEVIGSIYNFQHVSQLQQLEQNVRKKLHAKGLVAKTKMTDIVGSSSACSVLKRKATKYALTQSTILITGESGTGKEMLVQSIHNVSARANGPFVAVNCAAFPESLLESELFGYAEGAFTGAKKGGRQGLFELAHGGTLFLDEIGEMPLSLQSRLLRVLQEKAIMHLGGESVIPVDVRIIAATNQNLAQLIDEKNFRQDLYYRLNILRIHMPTLGERIEDIPLLAKEMIKKMNHINGKITGIHVEAREYLKQRDWPGNIRQLANTMERAMLLANGPTITKQDIIEAYDEKGESIGESDRGKSKTKDSLATVEYDTLLRVLGEEEYNYSRAAARLGIHRTTLWRKLNSKVAKK; encoded by the coding sequence GTGGAAGCAAGAATTTTATTTGTAGCACCATTTGCAAGCTTAGCGAAATTGGCAGAGGAAGTGGTATTAGAAAGGTTTACTAATTCTGCAAATCTTATTAAGGTAGTCAAAGGAGACTTGCAAGAGTGTATCGCTATTGTTAAGCAAGCAGTGGAGGATGGTGTTGAGGTTATCATCAGCCGTGGTGGTACAGCCACGTTGATTAAAAATAGTGTGAATATACCCACTGTACATATTCAAGTTACTGTAATGGATGTTTTACGTGCATTACGAAATTGTGGTGAATATCCTGAGAAAATTGGTATAGCAGGATTTGAAAATGTGATTTATGGTTGTGAGGACTTAGCAACACTACTAGGTATTACTTTTGTAGAAATTGCTTTAAAAAATGAAGGTGAGGCCCTAGAAAAAATTACTGCTGCAGTCCAAAATGGTGTAGAACTTATCATTGGTGATGCAATCTCGACAAAATTAGCGGCACGTGTTGGTGTGCAGGGAGCTTTGATTCAATCTGGTAAAGAAGCTATTTATAAAGCAATCAATGAGGCAGAATTAATTGCGCGTATTCGACGTGAAGAACAGGAAAAATCTGAGTTGTTATGTACTGTGATTGACACATCGGTGGAAGGCATTATCGCAACGGATATTAATGATAGAATTACTATTTTTAATCCCATGGCAGAAAAGTTTTTCCAAGTATCTCACTTAGAAGCTATCGGCAATCAGTTGCAAGCGGTTATTCCACAATTCTCACTGCAAGGAAATGATGATTTTACCGAAAAAATGGCAGATGTACAACGCATTAGTGATAAGACACTCACGATTAAACATAGTCAAATCAAAGTTAAAGATGAAGTTATTGGCAGTATTTATAATTTTCAACATGTATCACAATTGCAACAATTAGAACAAAATGTTCGTAAAAAACTGCACGCTAAAGGCTTGGTAGCAAAGACAAAAATGACTGATATTGTTGGTTCATCATCAGCGTGTAGTGTACTGAAGCGCAAGGCCACTAAGTATGCGCTAACTCAATCGACTATTTTAATTACCGGCGAATCTGGTACAGGCAAGGAAATGTTGGTACAAAGTATTCATAATGTGAGTGCACGTGCCAATGGTCCCTTTGTTGCCGTAAACTGTGCAGCATTCCCAGAAAGTTTACTGGAAAGCGAATTGTTTGGTTACGCAGAAGGTGCATTTACTGGAGCAAAAAAAGGTGGGCGACAAGGATTATTTGAATTGGCCCACGGTGGAACGCTTTTTTTAGATGAAATTGGTGAAATGCCTTTATCCTTGCAGTCAAGATTACTACGTGTATTACAGGAGAAAGCCATAATGCATTTGGGTGGTGAGAGTGTTATTCCAGTAGATGTGCGCATTATTGCTGCAACGAATCAAAATTTAGCCCAACTAATAGATGAAAAGAATTTTCGACAAGATCTTTATTATCGACTTAATATATTGCGTATCCATATGCCGACATTGGGTGAAAGGATCGAAGATATCCCGCTGTTAGCAAAAGAAATGATCAAGAAAATGAATCATATCAATGGGAAAATTACGGGGATTCATGTAGAGGCCAGGGAATATTTAAAACAACGCGACTGGCCGGGAAATATTAGACAATTGGCAAATACGATGGAACGAGCGATGCTTTTAGCTAACGGACCAACCATTACTAAACAAGATATTATCGAGGCCTATGATGAAAAAGGTGAATCAATAGGAGAAAGTGATAGAGGAAAAAGTAAGACGAAAGATAGTTTGGCTACGGTGGAATATGATACATTATTACGTGTATTGGGCGAAGAAGAATATAATTATAGTCGCGCAGCAGCAAGGCTTGGTATTCATCGAACTACCCTATGGCGAAAATTGAATAGCAAGGTAGCTAAAAAATAA
- the fba gene encoding class II fructose-1,6-bisphosphate aldolase: MSLVSSKEMFKKAYEGQYAVGAFNVNNMEIIQGIVDAAKLEQAPLILQVSAGARKYAKHIYLTKLVEAAIEDSGLPIVLHLDHGDDFEICKSCIDGGFSSVMIDGSKYSFEENIALTKKVVEYAHAHGVVVEAELGKLAGVEDAVKVSAKDATYTDPDEAVEFVERTGCDSLAIAIGTSHGAYKFKGDPSLDYERLEKISNLLPGYPLVLHGASTVLPEFVAKCNEYGGHIPGAQGVPEEMLLKASKFGVCKINIDTDLRLAMTASIREHFVKNPGDFDPRQYLTPAREAIKNMVQHKIKNVLNCSNRL; this comes from the coding sequence ATGTCACTAGTCAGTTCGAAAGAAATGTTTAAAAAAGCCTATGAAGGACAATATGCAGTTGGTGCTTTTAATGTTAACAACATGGAAATTATTCAAGGGATTGTTGATGCTGCCAAATTAGAACAAGCTCCACTTATTCTGCAGGTATCTGCGGGTGCTCGTAAATATGCAAAACATATCTATCTTACTAAATTAGTAGAGGCAGCAATCGAAGATTCTGGTCTACCTATAGTCTTACACCTTGATCATGGTGATGATTTTGAAATTTGTAAGTCTTGTATTGATGGTGGTTTCAGCTCTGTCATGATTGATGGATCAAAGTATTCTTTTGAAGAAAACATTGCTTTAACCAAAAAAGTTGTAGAATATGCTCACGCTCACGGTGTAGTCGTCGAAGCCGAGTTAGGCAAATTAGCCGGTGTTGAAGATGCTGTAAAAGTAAGTGCTAAAGATGCTACATATACGGATCCTGATGAAGCAGTAGAGTTTGTGGAGCGCACAGGATGTGACTCTCTGGCTATTGCGATTGGAACTAGCCACGGTGCTTACAAGTTCAAAGGCGATCCTAGCCTGGATTATGAAAGATTAGAAAAGATTTCCAATTTATTACCTGGTTACCCACTAGTACTCCACGGTGCATCGACCGTTTTACCTGAATTTGTGGCAAAATGCAATGAATATGGTGGACACATTCCAGGCGCCCAAGGTGTACCTGAAGAAATGTTACTCAAAGCTAGTAAATTTGGAGTATGTAAAATTAACATTGATACTGACTTACGATTGGCGATGACAGCTTCAATCCGTGAACATTTTGTAAAAAATCCTGGGGATTTTGACCCGCGTCAATACTTGACACCAGCCCGTGAAGCCATTAAAAATATGGTGCAACATAAAATAAAAAATGTGTTGAATTGTAGCAATCGTCTATAA